A single window of Pogoniulus pusillus isolate bPogPus1 chromosome 11, bPogPus1.pri, whole genome shotgun sequence DNA harbors:
- the LOC135179466 gene encoding INSYN2B protein-like, whose protein sequence is MVSREPAPGPTAGGEGSQEKAMTVRSVLLNRDSPDIETRLKRRRNRTQQVRFKDLVEGGVGRAASPPPGPNTLRASPPPRDAPEPAALRASRRSWPQAQPGSLTLPMPRRACMSTAIQTSPSLQKPFPASQPRSKSVCDVAGDTVLPAAATAGSARCPGVSRAVPPRVSSSLPTRDHATVLTQRATVCRGPPPPPPPRDPCPPYPGTAGCPAARCTSAVQSCAPEPCPPLPACTQLRGNRGGSRGTPPRPASVPCSQPWPSAEPRGLGRSDSERSLLRGHPSPQPSLRCQQSTPPTDIHGLRQPAQGNPLRDLPPPQHQLCHTPWRGPCCTSPDPVLTMPNWHGSATSAPEKTPAALSHPDPHGICSRLHTTEPGHNRAGPDGPRELLPPTPQRPSMGTQPAGQALEVPRHGQTCLTAEQSETLRHVQDLLQLVVVTKGPVGPPAGDEDTQTSQGEGPQGPGEQGDLQSQLQSLEGVLETSQQTIRVLLDVIQDLEKKEAQRDGRHSYRTGQDIANCGTCRDCACIIYSVEHDFRQQEGRFQQVLSHIEGDTTTSSPAAVAMAAPGAISSPRQEPSPVTKLPAKLDPKKSRRKCFWFL, encoded by the exons ATGGTCAGCCGGGAGCCCGCGCCCGGCCCGACCGCGGGCGGCGagggcagccaggagaaagCCATGACGGTGCGCTCGGTGCTGCTCAACCGCGACTCGCCCGACATCGAGACCCGCCTCAAGCGCCGGCGCAACCGCACGCAGCAGGTCCGCTTCAAGGACCTGGTGGAGGGCGGCGTGGGGCGGGCGGCCAGCCCCCCCCCGGGCCCCAACACCCTCCGTGCCTCGCCGCCCCCCAGGGACGCCCCTGAGCCGGCGGCTCTCCGTGCCTCCCGCCGCAGCTGGCCCCAGGCGCAGCCGGGCTCGCTGACGCTGCCCATGCCCCGCAGGGCGTGCATGAGCACCGCCATCCAGACATCCCCCAGCCTCCAGAAGCCCTTCCCGGCCTCCCAGCCCCGCAGCAAGAGCGTCTGCGATGTGGCCGGGGACACGGTGCTGCCCGCTGCTGCCACCGCCGGCAGTGCCCGGTGCCCAGGTGTCAGCCGGGCCGTGCCCCCGCGGGTGTCCAGCAGCCTCCCTACGCGCGATCATGCCACAGTCCTCACTCAGCGTGCCACAGTGTGTCGTGgcccgccaccaccaccaccgccCAGGGATCCCTGTCCCCCCTATCCAGGCACggctgggtgccctgctgcccGCTGCACTTCTGcggtgcagagctgtgcccccgAGCCCTGCCCGCCACTCCCAGCCTGCACCCAGCTCCGTGGGAACCGTGGAGGCAGTCGCGGGACACCCCCTCGCCCGGCCTCCGTGCCCTGCAGTCAGCCCTGGCCATCCGCTGAGCCGCGGGGGCTCGGACGGAGTGACTCGGAGCGGAGCTTGCTCCGTGGGCATCCATCACCCCAGCCCTCACTacgctgccagcagagcacccCTCCCACGGACATCCATGGCCTCCGCCAGCCAGCTCAGGGCAACCCCCTGCGGGACCTCCCACCaccccagcaccagctctgccACACGCCATGGAGGGGGCCTTGCTGCACCTCCCCAGACCCTGTCCTAACAATGCCAAACTGGCATGGCTCTGCCACCTCAGCACCAGAGAAGACACCAGCTGCACTCAGCCATCCGGACCCCCATGGCATCTGCAGCCGGCTACACACCACTGAGCCTGGGCACAACCGGGCAGGACCAGATgggcccagggagctgctgcccccAACGCCACAGCGCCCCAGCATGGGCACACAGCCAGCTGGGCAGGCACTGGAGGTCCCTCGACATGGACAGACCTGCCTCACTGCTGAACAGTCAGAGACACTGCGCCACGTCCAGGACCTTCTGCAGCTGGTGGTGGTGACCAAGGGGCCAGTGGGACCACCAGCAGGGGACGAGGACACCCAGACATCTCAGGGAGAGGGCCCACAGGGGCCTGGGGAGCAGGGGGACCTGCAATCCCAGCTGCAGTCCCTGGAAGGGGTGCTGGAGACCAGCCAACAAACCATCCGGGTGCTGCTGGACGTCATCCAGGacctggagaagaaggaagCCCAACGGGATGG GCGACACTCCTACCGGACTGGGCAAGACATTGCCAACTGCGGGACCTGCCGGGACTGTGCCTGCATCATCTACAG CGTGGAGCATGACTTCCGGCAGCAGGAGGGACGCTTCCAGCAGGTGCTGAGCCATATCGAGGGTGACACGACCACGAGCTCCCCAGCAGCGGTGGCAATGGCAGCGCCGGGGGCCATCTCATCACCCAGGCAAGAGCCATCACCGGTGACAAAGCTGCCAGCAAAGCTGGACCCGAAGAAATCCAGACGCAAATGCTTCTGGTTCCTGTGA